TACATAATTGAAAATGTCCTATGAAGACGAAATACAGATATTCTCAGGCACACTGTCACCAGCATCATCATAAAGTAGACAtacatttttgaatgactatcgTGGAATCCTTTTGGTTTTATAGGATGATAATAATGCTGGATTTAAGTGTTGCCCATCTCCAGTGGTTTGGTGTTTCAGTCACAGGCTCATagcttactgtactgtaacttGCCTTTATTTCCATTATTGTTTCGCTTTCGCACGCTTCAAACAAACTATGAACATTTGCACACTCCCCCAACACAACCGTCAACGGTGGCCAACCATAACTTTTTTACAGACCCAATCATCGTGTAGTACCGAATGACGTATCAAACAGCAAGGTTGACTGATTTCCGGCTGTTCCAAATCGTGTAGTCACTGTGGGATTGTTATCCGGAGTCATTAAAAATAGTGAACATTTACAAGATATTTCAAGGGCTAAGGAAGACACCTCAACGTATTCATAATGGTAAGATTGTCAATAAATAATGTATGCATGTAGCTAGTACTTGTGGTCCGTAGATTGGTTTGTAAAACTAgctcagctaacgttagcaaccGGCTGCCTAATCAGTTTGGTAGCTAGCAtttagcttgctaacgttagctagccatgcCAAAAGTCACCAGAAATGGTAACTAACTTGTTCAAGGAAAATATAACTAGCCTTTGGCATTTTCCAAACGTAACTACCACATTAACTCGCAACCTAGTTTGCTATAAACTGGATTATTGTCGCTAACGCTAGTCTGTGAATGAGCTGACAAGCTAATGTTAGTACTAGCTATCTGAAGAGGGATAAAACAACCTCATGCAACTTGGGAGTCTGATGGAAGTTTATAATCTTGACGTTCCTAGCTAATAGATATGTCAATGTTTCTACTGATTCACCAATGTTTCAAGTGATGGTCACCCGTCAAATTTATTAACTCAATAGTTAGTGATGGAAACCATGTTGTTTGGGTTTTGAAATTGTCCCCGTCACGATTGCTACTTAACTTCTATCCCTTGTCTCCTTCCTTGTCTTCCATCCCCAGTCTATTATGTCCTATAATGGTGGCGCCGTCATGGCGATGAAGGGTAAGCAATGTGTAGCCATTGCAGCAGATCGGAGATTCGGTGTACAGGCTCAGATGGTGACCACCGACTTCCAGAAGATCTTTCCCATGGGAGACAGACTCTACATTGGCCTGGCTGGTCTGGCTACTGACGTGCAGACAGTGTAAGTGTGCCTTGGTCCATCAGTGCACCTCGTATCTCCCAAGTTCCAGAGTATTTGGATGGTCAGTGCAACAGATTGACCTTGCAGGTGATATTAAATATCCACACTCTTTCTCGAACAGTTCCCAGAGGCTCAAGTTCAGATTGAACCTCTATGAGCTGAAGGAGGGGCGTCAGATCAAACCTAAGACATTCATGAGCATGGTCTCCAACCTGCTCTATGAGAGGAGGTGAGTTCACTGATGTGAAGAAGCACAGTATTTCATATACAAGTCTACACTTCCGCCTTGGTGGCAAGTCTGTGACTGATCAAGCGTGAATCCGCTGTCTCAGATTTGGGCCATACTACATTGAGCCTGTGATCGCTGGTCTGGACCCCAAGACCTTTGAGCCATTCATCTGCTCCCTGGACCTGATTGGCTGCCCCATGGTGACAGAGGACTTTGTTGTGAGCGGCACTTGCTCAGAGCAGATGTACGGCATGTGTGAATCTCTCTGGGAGCCAGACATGGTAGGTTATTGTGTCCCGTATTGTAAGATAATACATTGAGTGTGATAAAGACAGTCAGAGACATAGTCAACTATTTACAATGGTTATTTTTGACACCTGCAGGAACCAGAGGACCTGTTTGAGACCATCTCCCAAGCCATGCTGAATGCAGTGGACAGGGATGCCGTTTCAGGCATGGGTGTCGTCGTGCAAGTCATGTAAGCACAGTTATACTTTTCCTTTCCCACTGCCTACATTTTGGATTAAATAGTTGCTAAATGTGTAATTAATCTGAGGATTCATACAAATGACATGACATTTAGATGGTGATCTTTAGTAACGCTCTGGTCAATGTTGTAGTGACAGTACCTTGATTTTACTTATTTTGACAGTGAGAAGGACAAGATCACCACACGTACCCTGAAGGCCCGAATGGATTAAAGCTCCTCTCCCTCTGCAGCTTCAACCCCTCATCTCTACCAATTCCCACTATTTTGTATGAAAATGATAAACACTGCGTGTACTGTTTTTCTTAAGATACTGTTCAATAAAATGAATGACTATTAGTGTTACAATGACTCTGGTTTGCCATTTCAGAGCAAGTAATGAAAGATGAGGGCTTAACATTATCAGATTATGATAACTGTGGATTAATAAAACCGGGAAGTCTGCAGCCTAATTCAGTAATCTCACGAGAAGAATAGTTTCCAGGGACTAATTTGAATGAATTGAGCGGCTAAACAGCTATTGTCTAACACTTGTCTCATGCGGAAATTTTGCTGCGCTCTCTACAGAATAGGTCATTATAATAACTTAATTTAAAACCACCTCTACAAGGCACGAAGGAATGATCTTTTTTAGTCAAAGGTGAGAAAATGAATTAGATtcagggaaaaaaaacaataactCCCTTTAATATGTAATGAATCCTTTTCAAGTAACTTTTCTGATCTAACCTCGATAACAAAACAACTATACAAACACAAATGCTACATTAATGTAAACAAGATATAAAAAACGATTCTTATGGTAATAAAACAAGAATTTGCTTTAGTATTCCCCTTTTTATGTGGATTTTCTTTTACCAACCTCCAAGTTCATGGTAAAAATGTCAAGTTTTTAGAACAATATGGCAACGTAACATTCAGacatgttttttctttttttagtcAATGCTCAGATGCTAAGTTCAGTGGTTTGCCGTTTCAGCTAACTGGCGAAGTCATGTACATTTTAGCCATGCATTTTGATATTGCATTCATTTACGTAAAACCCTTATATATTAATTAATCTCCTGCATTTCCAATTTTGTTACTGTCGGCTGCGAATCTCCTGACAAGTCAGAGTTTGTAAACGCCTGTTGGCCACTAGGTCAAAAGATTAATGCGATCTGACTGCTTCTGTGtctgtgagaggtgtgtgtgtgtgtgtgtgtcaaaataATCACGAACAGACGGTACTAAACAGACTCCTACTGCTGAAGCAGACTCTTTCAAGGCATTAGTGAGACAGTTCCCGTGCTGGCTTGAGGACTAGTATAAGGGGGAGGGTCTCAAATATCCTATAGAACTCTGTTTCACAAGCCTTCCTTGTTGAGAGCTCAGACCGGGGAGTAGGACGTGGGAGGAAAAGAGACAgcgttgctttttttttttaaagaaagagtCAGGCGCCCCCTCTGGGGGTCAATGGAACAGGCTTGTTGTCTGTGCATCCTTTCAGTCTGTCGTCCCCTGGGTGGGAGGGTAGGGGTGGGGCTAAGTCAGGTGGGAGGGgcaggaggagcgagagaggggtgggtgtgGCTGATGGCTCTATGACAGGTAGTGATTGGCTGGGGTAGGAGGGATGATTCTATGACAGGATGTTGGACATGAACTCAAAGAATCTTTTGGAGTACTGCTCTGGGTTTACGGTGGAGATCTCTGCCCCGGCCTGAGGGAGGGACAACAGAGTAAAGTGTAAACATATGCACATTAGGAACATACAACTACAATTTATATGTCATAACACGTCTCACAAGATCATCTTCTACTTGAAACTACTATATGATCTAGCATCTTTGTAGCCTAAACACTTGGCTTCATGTTAGGTCAGATCTAGTCCATTACTCACCCCATGTTTCACAGTTTTGGCAGCATGTGCAGCTTTTTTCTTAGCGTCGTAGTGCGTGAGGATGTCGATGATAGCCATGAAGTACACTTCTTTCTTCACAGCACCTACCACAAGGAGCAAGACAGTGAATAGGTGTATAAATAGCAAGTATTACTTTTCACTGGGCTGTCCCATGATGTCTGTTCTAAAATTAGTTAGTTACATTTTCAAATGTTAATTCAAGATGCACTATACAGAAATTGCTCCAACATTTCCTGGTTGCTtacctatctacacacaataccccataatgacaaagtgaaaacgtgtttttagacatttttgcaaatgtattgaaaacgaAATACAAAAATAgctcatttacattagtattcacaccacggagtcaatactttgtagaaacaccgggtaagtttctaagagctttccacacctggtttGTACAACACTTGCCCATTGTTAttaaaaaaattcttcaagctctgtcaaattggttgttatcctgttgagtgtagggggtagtattttgatgtttggatgaaaaacgtacccaaatgaaactgtctatttctcaggcccagaatctagaatatgcatataattgtcagattaggatagaaaacactctaaagtttccaaaactgtcaaaatattgtctgtgagtataacagaactgatattgcagtcgaaaacctgaggaaaatccaacccagAAGTGCTTTTTtccctgaaagctctctgttccattgcctgccttcgctccatttaaagggatatcaaccagattccttttacTATAGCTTCCACATGTTGCGAACAGTccttagacatagtttcaggcttttattttgaaaaatgagcgagaaagatcacatcgtgtcattggatggctgggtgtcagcagcgttttgcatgcgcaacagcttgaagcagacattttctctctctctcctattgaagaaggtacagtccggttgaaatattatcgattatatataaaatcaaatcaaatcttatttgtcacatacacatggttagcagatgttaatgcgagtgtagcgaaatgcttgtgcttctagttccgacaatgcagtaataaccaacaagtaatctaactaacaattccaaaactactgtcttatacacagtgtaaggggataaagaatatgtacataaggatatatgaatgagtgatggtacagagcagcataggcaagatacagtagctgatatctagtacagtatatacatatgagatgagtatgtaaacaaagtggcatagttaaagtggctagtgatacatgtattacataaggatgcagtcgatgatatagagtacagtatatacgtatgcatatgagatgaataatgtagggtatgtaaacattatataaggtagcattgtttaaagtggctagtgatatatttacatcatttcccatcaattcccattattaaagtggctggagttgagtcagtgtcagtgtcagtgtcagtgtcagtgtgttggcagcagccactcaatgttagtggtggctgtttaacagtctgatggccttgagatagaagctgtttttcagtctctcggtcccagctttgatgcacctgtactgacctcgccttctggatgatagcggggtgaacaggcagtggctcgggtggttgttgtccttgatgatctttatggccttcctgtaacatcgggtggtgtaggtgtcctggagggcaggtagtttgcccccggtgatgcgttgtgcagacctcactaccctctggagagccttacggttgagggcggagcagttgccg
This Oncorhynchus tshawytscha isolate Ot180627B linkage group LG32, Otsh_v2.0, whole genome shotgun sequence DNA region includes the following protein-coding sequences:
- the LOC112245683 gene encoding proteasome subunit beta type-3: MSIMSYNGGAVMAMKGKQCVAIAADRRFGVQAQMVTTDFQKIFPMGDRLYIGLAGLATDVQTVSQRLKFRLNLYELKEGRQIKPKTFMSMVSNLLYERRFGPYYIEPVIAGLDPKTFEPFICSLDLIGCPMVTEDFVVSGTCSEQMYGMCESLWEPDMEPEDLFETISQAMLNAVDRDAVSGMGVVVQVIEKDKITTRTLKARMD